The window TGCGGGCCTCTCCTGCGGCCTGTGAGAGGCTCCTGGCCGTTTGGAGGATCTCGGCATGGGATTCCCTGATAGCCCCTCTGGCGGCGTCCTGCGCGGCTTCTATGGCGGCGCGGTTGGTCTTGGCGGTGGCGAGCTGCAGCTGGCCCTCAAGGCGCTGTTCCAGCCGCTTGCCGGTTTGCGCCATGTTGTCGAGGCTCTTGGCGATGGTCGCGTTGAGGTGTTCGGCCTCGTCCCTGTCGAGGCTGGTGCGTTGCAGGTTCTCGATCTGGCGGCGCAGCGCGCCAATATCATCGACCAGAACCAGGAACGGATCGGTGTTGCCGCTCATGCCTCACCCGCCCCGGCGCTTTGCACCCTGGCATCGAGGTCGGCCAGCAGTCCGGCGATTTCCTTCTGGTCCACGTCCCGGGTTGCGTGTTTGCGCAGGGTGGATGCCAGCCATTTGGAAATCTTGGGGTCTTTCAGGGCTTCGGTGGTGACGATGGCGCCGACGATGATCTTTCGGCGGGTGTCGCTGGCTTTCTGACGGGTTTTGAGCCGCGCCAGCTTCGCTTGCGCATCTGCAATCTGCTGGTCGATGGTGCGCGCCATTCTTCCGCCCTTCCTCTTTACAATCGTTGAATTTGTGCCGCGTAGTGGATAGCGTGTCAAACACGAAGTGCCCACTTATACAAACGCTGCGCGTTTGTGTGGGCAAGGGAACCCTGCGTTTCCCTTGAACCCTTAGCCAAGTGCAGCGCGGAAATGGCGATCTACCACCTTCGGGCCACGATGATTTCCCGCTCTGCCGGTCGCAGCGCCACAGCGGCAGCGGCCTACCGCGTGGGCGAACGGATCGAGGATCACCGCACCGGGCTGACCTTCGATTACCGTGCGCGCGGTGGCGTCGATCACGTCGAAACCCTCGCCCCTGCCAATGCGCCCGCATGGGTGCAGGACCGGGCGGCGCTGTGGAATGCGGTCGAGGCGGCAGAGACCCGGAAGAATTCGCAGGTTGCCCGCGAAATCCGGGTGGCTCTGCCTGCCGAGCTGGACCATGCGCAGCGCGTCGAGCTGGTGCGCGCGTTCTGCCAGCGCGAGTTCGTGGCCCGTGGCATGGTGGCCGACATCGCCCTTCATGCGCCGGGGCGCGAAGGCGATGATCGCAACCACCATGCCCATATCCTGCTGACCACCCGCGAAATCGGCCCCGAGGGGTTCGGGGCGAAGAACCGGGACTGGAACGCGGTCGAGATGCTGGAAGGATGGCGTGAGGCATGGGCGCGGGAGAGCAACCGCGCCCTTGAGCAATGCGGCCATGACGAGCGGATCGACCACCGGACGCTAGAGGCGCAGCGGATTGAGGCGCAGGAGCGGGCCACCGCGGCGCATGATCGCGGTGACGAGGCCGAGGCGCTGCGGCAGACGGTGCGGGCGGTGGAACTGGACCGGGATCCGCTGCCGCAACTCTCTGCCGGGGCGTGGCAGATGAAGGAACGCGGCATCGAGGTTGCGGCCGTCCGGGTGTGGCGCGAGGTCAAGGCGCAGGCGGCCGAGGTTGCGCGTGTGGCGGAGGTTCTGGCCGGTCAGGTGCGGGACTGGATCGGGCGGGCGGTGGATCGCCTCGGGCCGCCGGCGCAGGGTCTGGTCTATGCCGGCGCTGCGGATCGGGATGGCCGGGAGGGGAGGCAGGACCTGGCCGCGCGGTTGCGCGAGGCATGGGAGGCCCGCCAGAGCCGCACCGCGTCCGATACCGTGGCCGCACCTGGTCAAACCCCGGAGCCGGAATCCGCCCGCAGCCTGGCCGAGCGGCTACGGGAGGCCGCGCAGGGGATCGACCGGGGAACGCTGGCCGAGGCCGCCGCGCGGTTGCAGGAAAGCCGGGAGGCCGAGGAACGCCAGCGGGTGCAGGAGGCCGAGCGTCTGAAGGAGCAAGAGCGGCAGCAGGAACGGTTGCGGGAGCGGGAAGCCCGCGACCACGACCGGGACAGCGGGCTTACCCATTGATCCGGCCAGCCCCGCCCCTACAGCCCGCAATGGAGCGAGCGGGCCGGGGCTGGCCTATCGACGGTTTGAGCCGATGCTGTTGAAAAACTCCGGCGGCCCTTCAGGACAGGGAGAAACCCGGGAAGTCGTTCCGATCCAGCGCGCGGGATTGCCGATAACCAATGGGAGTTCGGTCTTCGGGAGACGTATATTCCAGCCCAAAGCCGCCATTCGTCGGCAAGGGGCACGCGGTGCAAAATGTCAGATGAGAGCACAAAGCTCTACCCGGCCGCCATTGACGCGTATCGGGCAGTGATGACCTTTCACATGGCTTCTGATACTGCGCGGCATGGAACGAGAGCCGCAGTCGCAGGAAAACATGAACTATCCCATCCCTTCTGATATGAGCCGCAACACCTTGTTCAAAGAAGGCGACGTGTTCGTCCTGTTCGGCGAGTTGTTCGGGCGGGGATACGCTACAGGTCTTGTCGACGAGGCCCGCAAGGCCGGCATGAAGATCGTGGGGATCACGGTCGGTCGGCGGGAAGAGGATAACGCCCTCCGCGCACTGACGGCCGAAGAACTTGCAGAAGCCGAGGAGAAACTTGGCGGCACGATCATAAATGAACCGCTCATGGCGGGCTTTGACCTCGATGCGCCAGCAGGAGAGCCTACTCCGACCGAGCTTCTCAACAAGATGACGGTGGAGTCGTGGAAGGACGACAAGCTTGACTGGACGCATATCGAGATGTGTCGGAAGCATGGTGTCGACCGCTTCAAGACCACACTTGGTCGCGTTATGCGCGAACTGGACGGCATGATACCGGACGGCAAGAACGTGCTGTTTGCGCATACGATGGCGGGGGGCATTCCGAAGGCCAAAGCGTTCCTCGTAATCGCGAACCGCATCTACAAGGGCCGTGGCGCGCGGCACATGTCCTCGCAGACCTTGATCGAGAGCGATTTGGGCAAGCTAATTCTTCAGAACTTCAATGAAGTATCTGCCAACACCTTCCAGCACCTCCTTGACGCCAGTTCCCCTATTCGGGACCGGATCGAGGCGTCGGGAGGGCAGGTTCGCTATACGGCCTATGGCTATCACGGGACCGAAGTGCTGATCGGCGACGACTA is drawn from Sphingobium sp. WTD-1 and contains these coding sequences:
- the mobQ gene encoding MobQ family relaxase, with the protein product MAIYHLRATMISRSAGRSATAAAAYRVGERIEDHRTGLTFDYRARGGVDHVETLAPANAPAWVQDRAALWNAVEAAETRKNSQVAREIRVALPAELDHAQRVELVRAFCQREFVARGMVADIALHAPGREGDDRNHHAHILLTTREIGPEGFGAKNRDWNAVEMLEGWREAWARESNRALEQCGHDERIDHRTLEAQRIEAQERATAAHDRGDEAEALRQTVRAVELDRDPLPQLSAGAWQMKERGIEVAAVRVWREVKAQAAEVARVAEVLAGQVRDWIGRAVDRLGPPAQGLVYAGAADRDGREGRQDLAARLREAWEARQSRTASDTVAAPGQTPEPESARSLAERLREAAQGIDRGTLAEAAARLQESREAEERQRVQEAERLKEQERQQERLREREARDHDRDSGLTH